A section of the Candidatus Goldiibacteriota bacterium genome encodes:
- a CDS encoding PQQ-binding-like beta-propeller repeat protein, whose amino-acid sequence MSKNAILYAAIIIAVFIFPGCFGGQPEEEASIDINISEEIKEMEGLQKQIKTQSTQLQKLQRDLKTKKASTSGANSAEVKKLEKQIEVQQQEIIVASKKVTTVKAEKGKYVWAMFRGIPSHDFYSGYNILPPLDFKWKFKAISGFKASPVMDAENIYVGCMDNNFYAIEKSTGQAVWKTPCQGGISSSAALYGTTLYFGTESGMFYALSASTGKIIWSKKIGPVQGSSPAIFSSVVYVGSMDNNVYAMDRKTGEIVWKYATLMPVVSSPTVANGLVYIGSIDANMYALDVDSGKVAWQYATGKGIASTAVESEGVLYFGSDDKKIYAVDSLSGAVKWAFQAEGWITSGVIKEGVFFAGSNDKNIYALNSSNGKLLWKTAVEGKVLTTPFAVNNILYIGAGKEVLALDSKTGEKKWSQKYEFNVVTSMIGEDGIVYFGDSDSSFYALESVAK is encoded by the coding sequence ATGTCCAAAAATGCTATTTTGTATGCTGCAATTATTATTGCTGTTTTTATCTTTCCGGGGTGCTTTGGCGGGCAGCCGGAAGAAGAAGCCAGCATTGATATAAATATCAGCGAAGAGATTAAAGAGATGGAAGGGCTGCAGAAGCAGATAAAAACGCAAAGCACCCAGCTTCAGAAATTGCAGCGGGATTTAAAGACAAAGAAAGCCTCAACTTCCGGCGCGAATTCCGCGGAGGTGAAAAAACTTGAAAAACAGATAGAAGTACAGCAGCAGGAAATTATTGTTGCTTCCAAAAAGGTAACAACAGTGAAGGCGGAAAAAGGCAAATATGTCTGGGCCATGTTCAGGGGAATTCCAAGCCATGACTTTTATTCGGGATATAACATACTTCCTCCCCTTGATTTTAAATGGAAATTTAAAGCTATTTCGGGATTCAAAGCGTCGCCTGTGATGGACGCGGAAAATATTTATGTGGGATGTATGGACAATAATTTTTACGCGATTGAAAAAAGTACGGGCCAGGCGGTCTGGAAAACTCCCTGTCAGGGAGGTATTTCATCTTCCGCGGCTTTATACGGAACAACGCTGTACTTTGGCACGGAATCAGGAATGTTTTACGCGCTTTCCGCGTCTACAGGAAAAATAATCTGGAGCAAAAAGATAGGCCCCGTTCAGGGTTCTTCGCCGGCTATTTTCTCGTCGGTTGTTTATGTGGGGTCAATGGATAATAATGTTTACGCCATGGACAGAAAGACCGGCGAGATTGTCTGGAAATACGCGACCCTTATGCCGGTTGTTTCATCGCCGACAGTGGCAAACGGCCTTGTTTATATCGGTTCCATTGACGCCAATATGTACGCGCTTGATGTGGACAGCGGCAAAGTGGCGTGGCAGTACGCCACAGGCAAAGGTATTGCGTCCACGGCTGTTGAAAGTGAAGGCGTTCTGTATTTTGGTTCTGATGATAAAAAAATATACGCCGTGGATTCTTTAAGCGGCGCTGTTAAATGGGCTTTTCAGGCTGAAGGCTGGATAACATCCGGTGTTATTAAAGAAGGCGTATTTTTTGCAGGTTCAAATGATAAAAATATTTACGCTTTAAATTCCTCAAACGGCAAGCTTCTGTGGAAGACTGCCGTGGAAGGCAAGGTTCTAACCACGCCTTTTGCCGTGAATAATATACTTTACATAGGCGCCGGAAAAGAAGTGCTTGCGCTTGATTCAAAGACAGGCGAAAAGAAATGGTCTCAGAAATACGAATTTAACGTGGTCACGTCAATGATAGGCGAAGACGGCATAGTTTATTTTGGCGATTCCGACAGCTCTTTTTACGCGCTGGAATCAGTGGCTAAATAA
- a CDS encoding PilZ domain-containing protein, with protein MENGDLFIERRRHKRMEKKCTVKYKLISADESAEIKKTAVKLDAQSADISLGGIRMGIEGSCVIGDIIRVEVVVDEKQDAVTTFAEVKWVKGKEGDKEIGIEFLILKDKDRELIYNLLGD; from the coding sequence ATGGAAAATGGGGATCTCTTTATAGAAAGAAGAAGGCATAAAAGGATGGAAAAAAAGTGTACGGTAAAATATAAGCTTATTTCCGCCGATGAAAGCGCTGAAATAAAAAAAACAGCTGTTAAATTAGACGCGCAAAGCGCGGATATAAGCCTTGGCGGAATAAGAATGGGCATTGAAGGCAGCTGTGTTATAGGCGATATCATAAGGGTGGAAGTGGTGGTGGATGAAAAACAGGATGCGGTTACCACTTTTGCGGAAGTCAAATGGGTAAAAGGCAAAGAAGGCGACAAAGAAATAGGTATTGAATTCCTTATTCTTAAAGATAAAGACAGGGAACTTATATACAATCTGCTTGGAGATTAG